In Paludibacter propionicigenes WB4, the genomic window AAATAATTCTGCATTAGAAGATTGAATAAATCTCTTTTTTCGGCTGCCGAAAGGTTCAAAACCTGCTCCACTACCATTGAGTTTCGTTGAGCGTATTCAGGCAGAAAGTTTCGGGTGTCGTATATACCAAGTTGATAGTCTGTTTCACCTTTTATAAATTTGTAATAAAAGTTGCTGGTCTCAAAACTAAAAATGCCATAGTTGAAAACAACATCAATGTTGTTTTTTTTGTCGGCAATTCGAATGGCAGTATGCCCGAACTTTGAATAAACTTCTTCACCCGGCGAACAAGTTAACAGGCTGACAACTGCAGAGTCACTAATTGAAACTTGTTGGGCTTTTACATTCATTACGCACAAAAAAATGGCGATGACCAGAAAGGCTTTTTTCATATGGAGCGGTAGTTAGTGTTTATTACAAAAGTAATAATTATTTTTATCTAAAAAAGACTTTTTGCAAACATGGTTAATAAATTCTAATAAAAAAGTGTTAAAAATGGTTGTTTGGCGCCGCTTTAAGCAACATTTGTCAGTATTTATAGATAATAAGTTGTTTTTTTCAACGCTTATTGTGTTATTTCTCGAAAAATCACTAAATTTGTGCTTTATAACATTGTTGTCAAACATATTTCTGATAGATTTTTATGGCAAAAAAACATGTTTCTGATTTAAAACCAATTGAAGAAATCTTTTCGGTTTGGGATGTACTTACACCTGATGAAAGGCAATTTGTACGCAGTAATTATTCAATTCACCACTTTAAAAAGAACGAATTAATACATTGCGAAAATGATCAACCAACACACATGATGATTTTAGCAAGTGGAAAAGTAAAAGTCTATAAAGAGGGAGTTGGAAGTCGTTCTCAGATCATAAGAATGCTTAAACCGGGTGAACATTTCGGTTATCGTGCTATTATTGCCAACGAAAATTATAATACAAATACTGCTGCTTTTGAAGCTTCTACAGTGTATATGATTAAAGCAGAAATATTCCTGTCCATACTCCGTCACAACAATTCTTTTTGCTATCGTTTTTTAGAAGAAATAGCTACAGATCTGGGAGCTTCTGATGCGCGGACTGTCAATTTGACACAAAAACATATCCGTGGCAGGTTAGCTGAAGCCTTATTACTTCTCCGAAAAAACTATGGATTAGAAGAAGATGGAGCCACAATCAGTATTTACCTCTCTCGCGAAGATCTGGCTAATCTGTCTAATATGACCACCTCAAATGCCATTCGTACTCTCTCTAATTTTGTAAATGAGCATGTTATAGCCATGGATGGGCGAAAACTTAAAATTATTGATGAAGAAAGACTTCGTAAAATAAGCAAAATAGGCTAAGCATTGGAATAGTTTTTGATAGATACATACCTACCATTAGGCATTGGTTTTATTTGAAGATTAAAAATGCATTCTTCTTGTGATTCTTTGTTGCTGATAATGAGACTTATTTTCCTTACTTTACAGTTTAATTTTCATAAATCCGTTAGAAGGCAATAAAAATATGAATATCAATCAAATTCATGAAGCGTACACTGCTGCCTTACACTTTCTTGCGTCAGGGCAGTTGAATAATGCCTTTAATAAAACGGAAGATCTAATCACTGAACTACAGTTGGGTGAATACTCAGATAGATTAAATGATCTGCGGCAAAATTATCAGTATTTATTGCAGTATTATATTTCCGGTGTTGATGATCCCGAACGGAAGTTGGTGTACAATAAATTGATAGCTAAAACTTTTGTGCTTAATTCTGATTTAAAAGAAGAAGTGCTTCTTCGGAATTCTTCGAACTATGAGTATTCTCAAAAACGATACTTTCCGCATACCAAACGACACCATTCTCCAGCCGAATTATTTGCATCTTTTCTGTATTTCTATAATCAAACCGAACTGCTGAGAAATGATGCCGAAAATCATGATGTAGAATTGAAACGACTTCGTACAAATTACGAGTTGTTATTGCCGGATATTTTTGGATTGTTTTGGTTGAAAACCTCGTATGGAACTGAAGAAAAACAACTCTTTGGCAAGATACTTGAAGATTCTTATCCGGGTTCGATCGAAAAATCGATAGTCATTTCGGCACTTACTCTTAATCTATGGAGAATGTTTGATGAAGCCAAGCTCTCGTTACTCCTCGACGCATGTTTGAGTAAGAATCAGCAGATCAAACAGCGGGCTTTGGTCGGACTCTGTTTTGTGCTGGCCAAATACAATCAGTTTTTACCTTACTTCCCTGCTATCAGAAACCGATTGGTGCTGCTGGCAGACGACAGCCACGTGGTGGAAAACTTTCAAAATATAATCATACAGATTATAGCCACTGTAGAAACAGACAAAATCACTAAACGAATGCAGGAAGAAATTCTGCCGGAAGTGATGAAAATCAGCCCTAAACTGAAGGATAAAATGGACGCTGATAGTTTGTTGAATTCTGATGAGTGGAACGAAGAAAATCCTGAATGGCAGGATATGCTCGACGAAAGTGGTGTGGGTGATAAACTAAAAGAGTTGAGCCAAATGCAATTGGAGGGAGCTGACGTTTATATGAGTACTTTTTCATTATTGAAAAGTTTTCCTTTTTTCTCCGAATTTACACATTGGTTTATGCCTTTTGAACCTGCTTATTCGAGTGTAAATGAGCTTTTTGTCGGTGAAGATAATACTTTGTTGAGTGCTTTCTTGGGTAACAACATGATGTGTAATTCAGATAAATACTCATTTTGTTTAAGTGTGCTTCAGATGCCTGAATCTCAGCGAGGAATGATAAAACAGTCATTCAAAATGGAGGCCGAACAATTGAGCGAAATGGCTAAAGATGAGGCAATACTTACTCCCGACTTGGCTTCAAAGAATATTTCCAAACAATATATTCAGGATTTATTCAGGTTCTTCAAGCTGAATTCAAAGCATACGGATTTTGATGATATGTTTTCTTTGTCATTATTCATGCACCGTTCTTTTTTGTTCGATATTTTGTCTAATAATGCGGGTTTTAAATCAAATATTGCTGAATATTATTTTTCAAAAAACCATTATCATCAGGCACTTGATTTGTTTGAAGAAATTCAGTTGGAAACAGAACCGACTGCTGCACTTTATCAGAAAATAGGTTACATGTATCAGCAAACGTCACAATTTCAAAAGGCGCTTGATGCTTATATGAAGGCAGATTTCATTCAACCGGATGATATCTGGACTGTTCGGAAAATAGCGTTGTGTCACCGTTTGTCTGGCAATTTTGAAAAAGCATTGGAGTATTATCTGCATGTGGATTATCTAAGACCTAATATCACAAGCGTGATGATGCAGATCGGACATTGTTATCTGGAACTGAAAAAGTTTAATGAAGCATTGGGTATTTATTTTAAACTGGATGCTTTGGATGGTGAAAATGTGAAGGTTTGGAGGGCTATTTCCTGGTGCTCTTTTGTTTCGGGCAATATAAAGCAAGCTCATTATTATAGCGAAAAGGTATTGGAGTATGCTGAGCCGGGAGCTCAGGATTATTTGAATGCCGGCCATGTAGCATGGTGTCAGCGAAAGATAAGTGCGGCGATAGAACACTATCGAATGAGCTTGAGTTTGCAGTTGAATAATTGGGATATCTTCATCGAAACTTTTAATGAAGACAAACCATATTTAATTGCCAATGGTGTAGACAAAGATGAAATACCATTGCTGCTCGATGCGCTGATGTCAACTCCTGATATCTAAAGGAAATTAAAAGACATACCCGAGTCCCCATTCAATGAATTCAGCTTTCTGAAGGTGAGTTTTCAGCCCAAGCGAAAGAAAATAATGCTCGTTTAGCGCGTATTTTAAAGCGGCTCTGCTATAAAACCATCCATCTTCTTTGTCAATATCATATTTATATATGAGTGGCTTATGTAATGTGCCAACTTTAGCATCGTTGTAGGGTGACAGGTTTTTAAGCGGGTCGTAAAGATATAAGCCAAAATCAAATCCGGCAATAAATCGCCCGAGTAATATCTCGTGTTGCCACGAAACACCTACGCGAATTTTGTTTTTGAACTCATCTGTAGTGATGTAGGTTCTTTCAAATGATGTTCTTCCATTGTAAGCACCATCGTAAAAAGCATCGACTCCAAGTCCCATTCTGTAAAAGTTCGATAACGGTCGATAAACGCCAAAGGAGACTGAAGCGATTGGAAATGTTTTGTCGTCCTTGTAATATAGCTGCCTGAAACCTCCCGAAACAATGACTTCGTAACTAAATTTTCGAGGAATTTTTTGTA contains:
- a CDS encoding Crp/Fnr family transcriptional regulator yields the protein MAKKHVSDLKPIEEIFSVWDVLTPDERQFVRSNYSIHHFKKNELIHCENDQPTHMMILASGKVKVYKEGVGSRSQIIRMLKPGEHFGYRAIIANENYNTNTAAFEASTVYMIKAEIFLSILRHNNSFCYRFLEEIATDLGASDARTVNLTQKHIRGRLAEALLLLRKNYGLEEDGATISIYLSREDLANLSNMTTSNAIRTLSNFVNEHVIAMDGRKLKIIDEERLRKISKIG
- a CDS encoding tetratricopeptide repeat protein — translated: MNINQIHEAYTAALHFLASGQLNNAFNKTEDLITELQLGEYSDRLNDLRQNYQYLLQYYISGVDDPERKLVYNKLIAKTFVLNSDLKEEVLLRNSSNYEYSQKRYFPHTKRHHSPAELFASFLYFYNQTELLRNDAENHDVELKRLRTNYELLLPDIFGLFWLKTSYGTEEKQLFGKILEDSYPGSIEKSIVISALTLNLWRMFDEAKLSLLLDACLSKNQQIKQRALVGLCFVLAKYNQFLPYFPAIRNRLVLLADDSHVVENFQNIIIQIIATVETDKITKRMQEEILPEVMKISPKLKDKMDADSLLNSDEWNEENPEWQDMLDESGVGDKLKELSQMQLEGADVYMSTFSLLKSFPFFSEFTHWFMPFEPAYSSVNELFVGEDNTLLSAFLGNNMMCNSDKYSFCLSVLQMPESQRGMIKQSFKMEAEQLSEMAKDEAILTPDLASKNISKQYIQDLFRFFKLNSKHTDFDDMFSLSLFMHRSFLFDILSNNAGFKSNIAEYYFSKNHYHQALDLFEEIQLETEPTAALYQKIGYMYQQTSQFQKALDAYMKADFIQPDDIWTVRKIALCHRLSGNFEKALEYYLHVDYLRPNITSVMMQIGHCYLELKKFNEALGIYFKLDALDGENVKVWRAISWCSFVSGNIKQAHYYSEKVLEYAEPGAQDYLNAGHVAWCQRKISAAIEHYRMSLSLQLNNWDIFIETFNEDKPYLIANGVDKDEIPLLLDALMSTPDI